The genomic window TGTCGTCCTCACTCAGCTCGTCCACGCCGAGGATCGCGATGATGTCCTGTAAGTCCTTGTAGCGTTGCAACGTGCGTTGCACCTCGCGCGCCACGCGGTAGTGATCGGGCCCGACGATGTTCGGGTCGAGGATGCGGCTGGTGCTGGCCAGCGGATCCACGGCCGGGAAGATGCCCTTCTCGGCAATGGAGCGCTCCAGGTTGACCGTCGCGTCCAGATGGGCAAAGGTAGCCACCGGCGCCGGGTCGGAGTAGTCATCGGCCGGCACATAGACCGCTTGCATCGAGGTGATCGAGCCGCGCTTGGTGGACGTGATGCGCTCTTGCAACTGGCCCATCTCGGTCGCCAGCGTGGGCTGGTAACCCACAGCCGAGGGCATGCGGCCCAGCAGCGCCGACACTTCTGAGCCGCTCATCACGAAGCGGAAGATGTTGTCTATGAACAGCAGCACATCGCGGCCTTCGTCGCGGAAGTACTCGGCCATGGTCAGGCCGGTGAGGGCCACGCGCAAGCGCACGCCGGCCGGCTCGTTCATCTGGCCGAACACCATCACCAGCGAGTCAATCACGCCGGCCTCGTTCATCTCTTTGTAGAGCTGCGTGCCCTCGCGGGTGCGTTCGCCCACGCCGGCAAACACCGAGTAGCCATTGTGGAATTTGGCGATGGAGTTGATCAGCTCCTGGATGGTCACCGTCTTCCCCACCCCGGCGCCGCCGAAGATGCCGGTCTTGCCGCCTTTGGTGAAGGGGGCGATCAGGTCAATCACTTTGATGCCGGTTTCCAGCATCTCCACCGAGCCTTTCTGCTCGTCGAACGCAGGGGGAGGTCGGTGGATCGGATATTTCAGCTCGGTCTGCGGCGCAGGCCGGCCGTCAATTGGGTCGCCCAGTACGTTGAAGATGCGCCCGAGCGTGGCCGGGCCGACAGGCACGCTGATCGGCCCACCCAGCGCACGCACCGCCTCGCCACGGCGCAAGCCATCGGTCGTATCCATCGCCACGGTGCGCACGACGTCGTTGCCGAGGTGCTGTTGCACTTCGAGCACCAACCGTCCCCCGGGCCGCTCGATTTCGAGGGCATCGTAAATCTCAGGAAGATGCTCCGGCGGGAACTGAACATCAACCACGCCGCCGCGAATGGCAATCACCTTGCCGACGGCCATTCCGTTGCCGCTTCCATTTTGTTTCGACATGCTCTTTGCTCCGTTTGATATTTCGATCGCGTCTCGTTATCTGGCCTCTAGCACCACATACACGGGCAGGCCGCTCCTCTCATGTGCAATGAAGGTTTCGACCACCTGCCGGCCCATCCGATTCGCGATTTCGGTGAAGTCTTTTCGGCGATTATAAACGGCAAACCGCTCCCAGAGCACGATGTAGCGCCGGTCGGGATCCTGCAGCATCTCAGCGGCACGTCGGCGGAAGCCTTCGTCGGCCTGCTCGGAGAAGCCGAAGATCTCTATCGGCCGCACGCGATCCGCCGTCAGCACGCGCAGGTTCTTCTCAATGCCCCAATCCAGCGCGACCGGCTGATGCACGGCGTGGGCATCCAACCAATCGGCCAACTTGTAGATCGCATCGGAGAAGCGCCCCGTCCCGCCCGTGCGCGCTAGGGTCGCGTGGTGCTGTTCATTGACCCACACATCGCGGCTGAAAGGCAGCGCGAGAAGCAGACCGACAAGGAGCGGGGGCAAGGAGGCGACCAGGCGATTTCTCTTTGTCCCCGTGACCCTTTGTCCCCGTGTCACGAAGCCTGCGACGAACTCCGCCAGCCACACGGCCGCGCACGCCACCACCCACTGCGGCAGGGGCAGCATGATGAACTGGTGGGTGGACCACAAACCAGAGACCGTGAACGCGCCCAACACGACCAGGGTGGCGATGCTCGCCAGCACCGCGAAGAAAAGGCGCGACGCATCGCGCTTGCCTTGTTGCGCCGGCGGCTGGTCGCCCAAGCCGCGCCCACGGATGATCGCCAGGGCCCCGCCGACGGTTGCGCTGAGGATCAAGGTCGGCACGGCATAGACGTTGCCGAACGGCACGCCGTTGTACCAAAAGTAGCTGCCGTCCACGAACACACGCGCGTCGTCAACCGCTTTTTGGATGTTGTGGAAGAAATCCAGATTGTTTACGCCGAACTGCTGCGTCGGCCGCACGAGCGAATCGAGCAGGAGCGTGACCGTCCACGCCTGGCCATCGCGGATCAAGCCGACGATGTTGTAGTAGATCAGCGGAGACGCGCCGAGCAGCGCGCCAACTGCCGTCCACCCCAGCGCCGGCGCAAGCGCAGCCAGGCATTCCCGCTGGCTCTGCAAGCGACGCGCCGCGCGGCTGCGCGTGAACCACATCACCGCGCCGATGACCAGCAGCACGATCACCCAGCGCAGGAACAACAACTTAGCCCACAGCCCCAGGCCGATGAGCGCGCCGGCGCTCAGCGCCAGCAGCCAGGAGGCTGAGGATAAACCACGACGCGTCGCGCTCGGCCCGCGGTGCGCGATGCGCGATTCCCGACTCTCCCTCCGAATCACCGCGTCGAGCAACAACAGCGAGCCGATCGAGAACACCGTCATCACACTGGTCACGCTGATGCCCTGCCGGCTAAACCAAATGAAGGAGGGGTTGACCGCCAGCAGCAGCGTGGCCAAGCCGGCGACGCCGTAGCCGAACCAGCGGTGGGCCAGCCACCAGGCCAGCACGATGGTGACGCAGGAGAAGAAGATGGGCTGCGCCCGCGCCGCCACATAGCCCGGCCCAAACACCCCCATGAAGGGCAAGGTCAGGTAGCCGCCCAGGCTCCCCATATAGTCAAGCAACATGACCGGGAAACGGCCGATGCCGATGCCGCGCAGCAACTCCGGCTGTCGGCCTTGCATCACGTCCAGCATCGGCGCCAGGTCGAGCGCCTCGTCGTAATAGAAGCCGGGCAGATGCAGTTGGCGCAGCGAGAAGGCCAGGAATAGGACCACGGCGGCGACGAGCGGGAGGTAGCGCGCGACTCGCGCCGCGATTAATTTTGCTGCTGCGGGTGCGGCTTGCACAAGATCCATGGTGCGCAGCCTGCCGGCATGGCGCAACCCAGCGAGCCGGCGGCCCATGCCGGCATGACCGCCTTTGAACGGAGTCAACGGCGGGCCGGATCATCCGTTCCGGGTCTGCTCACAGAGCGCTGCCGGCAGGCATCCCCAGGGCCTTGGCGGCTTCCTCCATGGCCTGGCGCAGCGCCTCGGCGCCGCCGGCGATGTCGAGCAGTTCGTTGGTGATGCCGGCCTGGCGCGCCTTGTTGTAACTGAGCGTGTAGGCCACGATCAGGTCCGAGGCGTTGTCCGTGGCGTTGCGCATGGCGATGCGCTGGGCAGTGTAAAAGCTGGCCAGCGATTCGAGCACCGCCTGATACACCTGCATCTCGGTTAGGCGTGGGAGGAGCGTGTTCAGGATCTCCGACGGCCCCGGCTCAAATTCATAGGCCGGACGAGGCCCGCGGTGCGCTTGATCCGGCATGATTGCTTCGCGCGCCAGGGGCAGAAGCCGTTTGATGACGGGCTTCTGCTGGGTAGCGCTGATGAACTCGGTGTAGATCAGATACACCTCGTCAGCGGCGCCGCTGAGGAAGTCGTCAATCGCAGCGCGCGTTGCGGGCGTCGTGTCCAACAGGGTTGGGCGCGCCGGCATGCCGGAGAAATCCGCAGCGATCTTGCCGCCGCGCCGGTAGATGAAGTCGCGCCCCTTCTTGCCGATGGTGATGAAGTGCACCGGCTTGCCGTAGTCACGCGCGAAGTTGAACGCGACGCGGGAGACGTTGCTGTTGAACGCGCCGGCCAGGCCGCGGTCGCCGGAGATCAAGATGACGGCGGCGCTGTTGACCGGTTCGCGCTGGGTGAGCAGCGGATGCCTCGTCTCACCGCCGGCCAGCGACGCCACGCTGGCGAGCAAATCGCGCGCGCGTTGTGAATACGGGCGCGTGGCTTCGACCATCTGCTGGGCGCGCCGCACGCGGCCGGCCGCCACACTTTCCAGCGCTTTGGTGATCTGCCGGACGTTCTTGACGCTGCGAATGCGTCGCTTGATTTCTCGTGCTGTAGCCATCGTGGATGTATAAGCGCCAAGCGTTCAGAACCAAGCGCCCAGGTCTTCTGGCCGCCTGGGCGCAGGCACCCCGCCCTTAGTTGAAGGTGCGGTTGAACGCCTCAATGGCGCTGCGCAGCTTGGCGATATTCTCGTCGCTGATGCGCTTCTCCGTCATGATGCCGTTCACCAGGTCCGGATAGCTCATCTCGATGTGCTTGATGAACTGTTGTTCCCAGTCCTGAATGCGGTTGACCGGGATCTTGTCGAGGTAGCCATTAGTGCCGGCGAAGATCGCCACCACCTGCGCCCACAGCGGACGCGGCTCATACTGCTTCTGCTTGAGCAGTTCCGTCATGCGCCGACCGCGCTCCAGCAGTTGCAAGGTGGTCTTGTCCACATCGCTGCCAAATGTGGCGAACGCTTGCAGCTCGCGGAACTGCGCCAGGTCGAGCTTGAGGCGGCTGGCCACTTGCTTCATGGCGCGGGTTTGCGCATCGCCCCCTACCCGGCTGACGCTGATGCCGACGTTGATGGCCGGGCGAATGCCCGCGTTGAACAAGTCGGTCTCCAGGAAGAGCTGGCCGTCGGTGATCGAGATCACGTTGGTGGGGATATACGCGGACACGTCGCCGAGCTGCGTCTCGATGATCGGGAGCGCGGTGAGCGAGCCGCCCGTGCGCGGGTTCTTCACCAGCTTGTATTTCTTGCCGGTCTCGGCAGCCAGCGCCTTCATATCGTGCTTAGCCGTCTCTTCGCCGATGGCGCCATCGTAGATCTTGCCGTTGACGCTATGGCCATCGCCCCACTCGTCGCTGTCATCGGCCTCGCGGATCACCCATTGATAGGCCAGGCGCGCCGCGCGCTCCAACAGGCGCGAGTGCAAATAGAAAATGTCGCCGGGATAAGCCTCGCGGGCCGGTGGGCGGCGCAACAGCAGCGACACCTGGCGATAAGCGTAGGCGTGCTTGGTCAGGTCATCGTACACGCACAGCGCATCGTTGATGAACTGGCCGCCGATGGTCACGCCGTTTTCCATGATCTCTTCGCCCATGGCGCAGCCGGCGTAGGGCGCGATGTATTGCAGCGTGGCCGAGTCGGCCGCCGAGGCGACGACGACGATCGTGTAATCCATCGCGCCGTATTGCTCCAGCGTGCTCACCACGCGCGCCACCTGCGCCAGCTTTTGGCCAATGGCGACGTAGATGCAGACGACGCCTTTGCCCTTCTGATTGATGATCGTGTCAATACAGACGGCCGTCTTGCCGGTGCTGCGGTCGCCGATGATCAGCTCGCGCTGGCCGCGGCCGATGGGGATGAGCGCGTCAATCGCCTTGACGCCGGTTTGCAGCGGCGTGTCCACGTTGGCGCGCTTGATTACGCCGGGCGCGATGCGCTCCAACGGGCGAAACTTGTTGGTGTTGATCGGGCCTTTGCCATCTAGGGGGCGGCCCAGCGGGTCCACCACACGGCCGATCAACGCATCGCCAACCGGCACCGAGATGACGCGGCCGGTAGAGCGCACGGTGTCCCCCTCTTCAATGTGGGTGTAATCGCCCAGGATGATGACGCCAACCTCATCAGGCTCCAAGTTGAAAGCCAGTCCCAGCGTGCCGTCCTTGGTGAATTCCACCAGCTCTTGCGACTGCACGTTCGTGAGGCCGGTGCACCGCGCAATGCCGTCGCCCACCTCCTTCACCGTGCCGACGTCCACGGCTTGGAGCGTCGGGGTGAAGTTTTCGATCTGCGCCTTGAGCGACGCCGCGAGTTCTTCCAGGTTGAGAGTCGAAGTCAAATCCGACCGAGTCATCTACGTTAATCCTCCGGGGTTCATTCTGCCAATCGGCGAACAGTTGCCTAAACGGGCGCAAGTATACCTTGAGCAGGCCAGGCGGCGGCTACGCGAGGCAGGCTTCTGGCGAAGGGGCATGCGCAACATGTCGAGGATGGGCGCAGGCCATGCCCGACGCCGCCCCGGCCTCGCCTGCGGATAAATGCACCCGGCGATGAAGCGACACACCTACAGGCCCATCAGGTCGCCGAAGGTGACGACGCGTTCGCCGTTATCGGTCATCACCACCAGCGCGCCGTCGTCTTCCACACGCGCGGCGTCGCCCACCACAACCTCATCGCCTACTTGCAGCCGAACGCGCCGACCGAGCGTATCAAGGTAGCGCAAATAGTCGGCCAGCGGCGAGGCAGGCAGCATGGCATAGCGCGCACCGAACGCAGCTAACAACCGCTGGAGGACGACGTCGCGATCCACCGCCTGCCCGAGCGCCTCGCGCAGGCTGGTGGCGCGCTGCCTGACCTCCTCCGGCGCGTCATCGAAGCGGGTGTTCACGTTCAACCCTATGCCCAGCACTGCATACTCGAGGCGATCGCCGATGAGGGACGATTCCACTAACACACCGGCCACCTTTCTGCCGTTCAGCAGCACGTCGTTGGGCCACTTCAGCCTGAATTGAAGCGCATCCCAGCCCGGTCGAAGCGGCGCGGAAAGGGTGGACGCGCGCGAATGAGAATCGGCCGGCTGCGCGCTCGCAGTCGCTTCGGCGATCTCACAAACGGCAAGCGCGCCGATCATGGTCAGCCAACCGATCCGGCGCGGGTGCAGATCGGGCCGCAGCAGGATGGAGAGGTGGAGCGACTGGCCGGGCGGCGAATACCAGGCGCGGCCGGCCCGTCCTCGGCCAGCGGTCTGCTCATCGGCCAAGACGACAAGCCCCTCATCCGCGCCGTGCGCTGCGTAAGCGCGGCAGAGGTCCATCGTGGATGAGACGGTCTGGAAGCGCCGAAGGTCGAACTTCACTGCGTCAGGCGTACGCTCGAATAGATGCCGAGGCTAGGTCCTCGCATCGGTCATCCATGCCCTGGCACACGAAGGATAAGCGCTGGCCGGGCGGCGGCACCCCATCGAGCCTTCTTGCGATAGGGGCCAGAAAGCGTCTTTCCATACCAGGCATACTTGCTCAGGTCAGGTTATATTCGATTTGCAGCCATCCATGCGTCCGCGACCAGTCGAGCCGAACGGCGCCGGGCACGGTCGCAGGGACGAACGCCGCCGGGATGTGTTGAGGGCCGTTGGTTGAGCCAACGATCGAGGCCTTACCACGCGCTTCATCGTAGGCATAGTTTGAAAGCGAGATGCCGGTTTGTCCAATCCAGCATCGCTGCGATGAGCCGGCCCGCTCCGCTGCGCAGGTGAAGCGCAGGCCGTTAGGTGGCGATGGGAAGCGTCTGGGCGATAAAATATGAGAGGTATGTCCTATGCCAAGAAAAGGAAAAGTAGCAGCCCCTAAAAGCGGTGACGAACTGAAGCAACGAGTTGTTGCTTTGGCGCAAGGCCCTGGTTTGAGCGCGCAAACGGAAGTCAAGGCAGCAAGAAGGCTATGGGGACAACGACGATACATTAGACGTAGTGATCACCGACGAAAAGAGTAAGAAAAGGCTGGGAGTGGAATGCAAATTTCAGGCTACGTCGGGCACAGCGGAAGAAAAGATTCCGGCTACCATCCAGGACATGGAACATTGGCCTATTGAAGGCATCGTTGTTATTGATGGCGAAGGGTTTTCAAAGAATATGCAAGGATATCTGATGTCCACAGGGAAAGTAGTTTGGTTCAGCGATCTGGAGGATTGGCTACGCCTGTATTTTGGATTGTGATATGGGCGATCTACTTCTTCCGCGACCTTTTTTGAAGTGGGCTGGCGGCAAGACACAGTTGACAGACGCCCTATTGCAGCGTATGCCGGTTCATTTCAACACTTATCACGAGCCATTTGTGGGGAGCGGCGCTCTTTCTTTCGTTTATACCGGGAGCGCAAAATCAAGCAAGCTATTCTTTCCGATATTAATGCCGAGCTGATAGACACTTATCTAGCCGTTCGCGATCACGTTTGGGAGGTTATTCAACTACTTTCTGAATTTCCTCACAGTGAAAAATTTTATTACGAGATTCGCGAGAAGGATCCGTGGTCCATGGGCCTTGCTGAACGAGCGGCACGCATGATTTACCTGAATAAAACGGGCTACAACGGTTTGTATCGGGTCAATCGGCAGGGGAAGTTCAATGTCCCCTTTGGGCGGTATAAAGCGCCGAAATATCTGGACGAAGACAATCTTTTAGCAGTATCCCGCGCCTTGAGAAATGTTGAAATCTTATGTGCGCCATTTGATACAGTGACAGCAAGAACCAGGCCGGGTGACTGGGTATATTTTGATCCGCCTTATGTTCCAATCTCGCAAACGTCAAACTTTACATCCTATTATGCCAATGGCTTTGGGTTACGAGAGCAGGAAAAAACTGCGGGACATTTGTATTGAGTTGAGCAAGAACAACGTTTACCTCACGCTTTCTAATTCTGATACTGCAATCATTCGCTCTTTGTACGCCACATCCTTTTTTGCTATTGATGAAGTTCGGGCCAATCGGGCCATCAACTGCAATGGGGCAAAACGGGGGAAAATCACAGAACTGGTCATCACAAACTACCCCGTTGAAAGCGCGATATTACCGCGCCTACTTGAGCAACGGCTGACCTGTTGAGTATTTCGAGGATGCCACCCAGCACGCGCATCGGCTAACGGCTTCGGCTCCACTCCGCTACGCTCAAGGTCGGCCGCCTTCCGCACCTGCGCCTGCTCCCCCCATGCATCGTTTCAGCCCACGATGATAATGCAACAGCGCGGCAGCAAAGACGTGGGCCAAGGAAGCCAGCGGGCAGGAGCAGATGCCGGACGTAGGCCCCTGGCTAAATAAGCGACGCCGACTCATAAGCATCGTCAACCGACTGAGGGAATTGGCCGGCGAATCCAATTCCGAAGGCGCTGTATCAGGCGGTCTAACAACACCATGCAATGACGATATGAGCGCTGAAGACGTCTCGCGGATGGCGCTGGATTTCCGCCGCTGATTGTGTTCTAATTAGTGATTCGATGCACAGCTACAAGCCGGAGAATCCGCTCATCGTGCAAAGCGACCGCTCGGTGCTGCTGGAGGTGGACAACCCATATTACACCGAGGCGCGCGACGCGCTGGCGCGCTTCGCCGAGCTTGAGAAGAGCCCGGAATACGTGCACACCTACCGCATCTCGTCGCTGTCGCTCTGGAACGCGGCTGCCGCCGGCCTGACTGCTGATGTGATCCTGGCCGACCTGGAGAAATACTCAAAATATCCGCTGCCGGAAAACATCAAGGTAGACATCCGCGATGCCGTCGGCCGTTACGGACGGATCAAGCTCACGCTCGAAGATGGGCACATGCTGGTCGTCGCCGACGACGCAGTGCTGGGCGAAGAACTGGCGCGCCACCGATCCTTCGCGCCGCTGGTGAAAGGCCGCCTGAGCCCATCCATCTTTGAGATAGACCCGGCGCAACGCGGTCACGTCAAACGCGTCTTGTTGCAGATCGGCTATCCGGCCGAAGACTTGGCCGGCTACGTGAGCGGCGCGCCGCTGCACTTCGACCTGCGTCCGGTGACGCTTGCCGGCCAGCCCTTTGCGCTGCGACACTACCAGGCGGACGCCGCCGAGGTGTATTGGGCGCAGGGCAGCGCAGCCGGCGGCAGCGGCGTGGTGGTGTTGCCCTGCGGCGCCGGAAAGACCATCGTCGGCATCGCGGCCATGCACAAGGCGCAGTGCGCCACCCTCATCCTCACACCCAACACCATCGCCGTCCGTCAGTGGATGCGCGAGATCCTCGATAAGACCACGCTCACCGAAGATCAGATCGGGGAATACAGCGGCCTGAAGAAGGAGATACGGCCGGTGACGATCTGCACTTATCAAGTGTTGACCTACCACCCGCGGAAGGGGACAGCACGCACGGGCCAGGGAGGGGGAACAGATAAAGACGGCAGCGCTGCGCCAGAGCCGCATTTCGAATCTATGGCTCCCCCAAAAAAGCGCAGGTTGCCCAGGATCAGCGAATATCCGCACATGGCGCTGTTCAACAGCATGGACTGGGGGCTGATCATCTACGACGAGGTGCACCTGCTGCCGGCGCCGGTCTTCCGCATCACCGCGGAGATTCAAGCGCGCCGCCGGCTGGGCTTGACGGCTACGCTGGTGCGCGAGGACGGCATGGAAGGCGATGTGTTCTCGCTGGTGGGACCAAAGAAATACGACGTGCCGTGGAAGGACCTGGAGCGCCAGGGCTGGATCGCCACCGCCGAATGCCACGAAATCCGCGTCTCGCTGGCTGACGAAGATCGCATGGAATACGCCGTCACCGGACACGATCAGAAATATCACTTCGCCGCGGCCAACCCGCGCAAGCTACAGATCGTCTCGATGCTGATGGCTAAACACAAAGATGATGACGTGCTGATCATCGGCCAGTACATCCCGCAGTTGGAGCAAATCGCCCAGCGACTCGATGCGCCGCTGATCACCGGAGATACGCCGGTGCGCCAACGCGAGAAGCTCTTTCAGCAGTTCCGCGAGGGACAGATCCGCCGGCTAGTGCTATCGAAGGTCGGCAATTTCTCGATTGACCTGCCCGACGCCAACGTGCTGATCCAGGTGAGCGGCATGTTCGGCAGCCGACAGGAAGAGGCCCAGCGCCTGGGGCGCGTGCTGCGGCCGAAGCAGAACGGCCTGCTGGCGCACTTCTACACCATCGTCACGCGCGATACGCTCGACCAGGAATACGCCGCCAAGCGCCAGCTCTTCCTCACCGAGCAGGGCTACCACTACGACATCCTCTACGAAGAAGAGGTGCCCGGCTTCACGCCGGCGCTGATGGCCATGAACGCAGCGCCCCCCCCGGCGCGCCAACGGCGCGCTCCAGCCGCGCGGCGCGGCTTTGGATTGATCGCGATGGGAAAGG from Candidatus Roseilinea sp. includes these protein-coding regions:
- a CDS encoding hypothetical protein (possible pseudo, frameshifted), giving the protein MGLAERAARMIYLNKTGYNGLYRVNRQGKFNVPFGRYKAPKYLDEDNLLAVSRALRNVEILCAPFDTVTARTRPGDWVYFDPPYVPISQTSNFTSYYANGFGLREQEKTAGHLY
- the atpG gene encoding ATP synthase gamma chain, encoding MATAREIKRRIRSVKNVRQITKALESVAAGRVRRAQQMVEATRPYSQRARDLLASVASLAGGETRHPLLTQREPVNSAAVILISGDRGLAGAFNSNVSRVAFNFARDYGKPVHFITIGKKGRDFIYRRGGKIAADFSGMPARPTLLDTTPATRAAIDDFLSGAADEVYLIYTEFISATQQKPVIKRLLPLAREAIMPDQAHRGPRPAYEFEPGPSEILNTLLPRLTEMQVYQAVLESLASFYTAQRIAMRNATDNASDLIVAYTLSYNKARQAGITNELLDIAGGAEALRQAMEEAAKALGMPAGSAL
- the atpD gene encoding ATP synthase subunit beta; the protein is MSKQNGSGNGMAVGKVIAIRGGVVDVQFPPEHLPEIYDALEIERPGGRLVLEVQQHLGNDVVRTVAMDTTDGLRRGEAVRALGGPISVPVGPATLGRIFNVLGDPIDGRPAPQTELKYPIHRPPPAFDEQKGSVEMLETGIKVIDLIAPFTKGGKTGIFGGAGVGKTVTIQELINSIAKFHNGYSVFAGVGERTREGTQLYKEMNEAGVIDSLVMVFGQMNEPAGVRLRVALTGLTMAEYFRDEGRDVLLFIDNIFRFVMSGSEVSALLGRMPSAVGYQPTLATEMGQLQERITSTKRGSITSMQAVYVPADDYSDPAPVATFAHLDATVNLERSIAEKGIFPAVDPLASTSRILDPNIVGPDHYRVAREVQRTLQRYKDLQDIIAILGVDELSEDDKLLVARARKIERFFSQPMFVAKAFTGREGRYVKIKDTVDGFDRILKGELDEVPESFFLMKGKIDEVWEEYEKARAEQR
- a CDS encoding hypothetical protein (possible pseudo, frameshifted), which encodes MALGYESRKKLRDICIELSKNNVYLTLSNSDTAIIRSLYATSFFAIDEVRANRAINCNGAKRGKITELVITNYPVESAILPRLLEQRLTC
- the atpA gene encoding ATP synthase subunit alpha, with translation MTRSDLTSTLNLEELAASLKAQIENFTPTLQAVDVGTVKEVGDGIARCTGLTNVQSQELVEFTKDGTLGLAFNLEPDEVGVIILGDYTHIEEGDTVRSTGRVISVPVGDALIGRVVDPLGRPLDGKGPINTNKFRPLERIAPGVIKRANVDTPLQTGVKAIDALIPIGRGQRELIIGDRSTGKTAVCIDTIINQKGKGVVCIYVAIGQKLAQVARVVSTLEQYGAMDYTIVVVASAADSATLQYIAPYAGCAMGEEIMENGVTIGGQFINDALCVYDDLTKHAYAYRQVSLLLRRPPAREAYPGDIFYLHSRLLERAARLAYQWVIREADDSDEWGDGHSVNGKIYDGAIGEETAKHDMKALAAETGKKYKLVKNPRTGGSLTALPIIETQLGDVSAYIPTNVISITDGQLFLETDLFNAGIRPAINVGISVSRVGGDAQTRAMKQVASRLKLDLAQFRELQAFATFGSDVDKTTLQLLERGRRMTELLKQKQYEPRPLWAQVVAIFAGTNGYLDKIPVNRIQDWEQQFIKHIEMSYPDLVNGIMTEKRISDENIAKLRSAIEAFNRTFN